Genomic window (Caldinitratiruptor microaerophilus):
AAGGACGGGAAGCCCTGGTACTTCCTGGAGGAGTGGTATCCGGAGTACGGCAACCTGGTGCCGCGTGACATCGCGACCCGGGCCATCTTCAAGGTCGTCGTCGAGATGGGCCTCGGCGTCGACGGCAAGAACCAGGTCTACCTCGACATCTCCCACATCCCGCCCGAGGTCGCCCGCCGCAAGCTGGGCGGGGTTCTCGAGATCTACGAGAAGTTCATCGGCGACGACCCCACGAAGGTGCCGATGCGCATCTTCCCCGGCATGCACTACACGATGGGCGGGCTGTGGATCGACTACGACCACTGGACCAACATCCCGGGCCTCATGGCGGTGGGTGAGGCGGACTTCGCCTACCACGGCGCCAACCGCCTGGGCGCCAACTCGCTGCTGTCCTGCGTCTACGGCGGCATGGTGGCCGGGCCGAACGCGGTGAAGTACGTGAAGGGCCTGCCGCGCCTGGCCTCGGAGCTGCCGTCCTCGGTGTTCGAGCCCGAGGTCCGGCGCCACCAAGAGGCATACGAGTCCATCCTGCGCATGGACGGGCCGGAGAACCCGTACCGCCTGCACGAGGAACTGGGCAAGTGGATGACCGACAACGTGACGGTCGTGCGGTACAACGACCGCCTCGAGAAGACCCTGCAGAAGATCAAGGAACTCCAGGAGCGGTGGCACAGGATCGGGGTCCCGGACACGGGTGGCTACGCCAACCAGCCGGCCGTCTTCACCCGGTGGCTCTCCGGCATGCTCACGCTGGCGGAGGTCATCACCCTGGGGGCGCTCCTGCGCAACGAGAGCCGCGGGGCCCACTACAAGCCCGAGTTCCCCGACCGCGACGACGAGAACTGGCTCAAGACCACCATGGCCACGTGGACTCCGGACGGGCCCAAGATCACCTACAAGCCGGTGGACACTTCGCTCATCAAGCCCCGCCCGCGGCGCTACGACGTGGCCAAGACGGCGACCATGCAGGAAGCGCAAGCGAAGAAGGGGGCCTGAGGTCTTGGCGACGAACGGCAGCACGGTCCGGCTGAAGATAAAGCGGCAGGACGGGCCCGACAAGGAGTCGTACTGGGAGGAGTTCGAGGTTCCCTACTCGCCGGGGATGAACGTGATCTCCGCCCTCATGGAGATCCAGAAGAACCCCGTGAACGCCCGTGGCGAGAAGACCACCCCCGTGGTGTGGGAGAGCAACTGCCTCGAGGAAGTCTGCGGCGCCTGCACGATGGTCATCAACGGCAAGACCCGCCAGGCGTGCAGCGCTCTCATCGACAAGCTCCCCCAGCCCATCAGCCTGGAGCCCATGAGGGCGTTCCCCGTCAAGCGGGATCTCATGGTCGACCGCTCCCGCATGTTCGAGACCCTGAAGAAGATCCGCGCCTGGATCGACATCGACGGGACCTACGACCTGGGTCCCGGGCCGCGTTACAGCCCTGCCGAGCAGGAGTGGCGGTACGAGCTGTCCAAGTGCATGACCTGCGGCGTATGCCTGGACGTGTGCCCGAACTACGGTCCGCAGAGCGAGTTCATGGGGCCCTTCGCCTTCGGCCAGGTGGCGCTCTTCAACTCCCACCCGTCCGGCAAGCTCCACGCGGACGAGCGGCTGGCTGCCTTCATGGGGCCCGACGGCCTCACGGGTTGCGGCAACGCGCAGAACTGCGTCAAGGCGTGCCCGAAGGGGATCCCGCTCACCGAGGCCATCGCCGAGATCAACCGGCAGGCCACGCTGTTCAGCCTGCGCCGGTTCTTCCGCGGCCGGTGACCTCGTGCGAATCCCGTCCGAAACCCGGCGGCCCCCCTCAGGAACCCTGAGGGGGGCCGTCCGTCCGGCGAAGGGCCGCCGGGGGTCGCCGGCTGCCG
Coding sequences:
- the sdhB gene encoding succinate dehydrogenase iron-sulfur subunit, whose translation is MATNGSTVRLKIKRQDGPDKESYWEEFEVPYSPGMNVISALMEIQKNPVNARGEKTTPVVWESNCLEEVCGACTMVINGKTRQACSALIDKLPQPISLEPMRAFPVKRDLMVDRSRMFETLKKIRAWIDIDGTYDLGPGPRYSPAEQEWRYELSKCMTCGVCLDVCPNYGPQSEFMGPFAFGQVALFNSHPSGKLHADERLAAFMGPDGLTGCGNAQNCVKACPKGIPLTEAIAEINRQATLFSLRRFFRGR
- the sdhA gene encoding succinate dehydrogenase flavoprotein subunit; the encoded protein is MAEPRIVVVGGGLAGLMTTIKIAEAGLNVDLLSLVPVKRSHSVCAQGGINGAVNTKGEGDSPWEHFDDTIYGGDFLADQPPVKGMCEAAPAIIYLFDRMGVPFNRTPEGLIDFRRFGGTKHHRTAFAGATTGQQLLYALDEQVRRWEVAGKVTKYEGWDFVGIVLHEGRTVGAVAQNLHTMEFRAFPADVVVMATGGIGAIFGKSTNSVINTGAAAAAVYKQGAIYANGEFIQVHPTAIPGEDKLRLMSESIRGEGGRVWTYKDGKPWYFLEEWYPEYGNLVPRDIATRAIFKVVVEMGLGVDGKNQVYLDISHIPPEVARRKLGGVLEIYEKFIGDDPTKVPMRIFPGMHYTMGGLWIDYDHWTNIPGLMAVGEADFAYHGANRLGANSLLSCVYGGMVAGPNAVKYVKGLPRLASELPSSVFEPEVRRHQEAYESILRMDGPENPYRLHEELGKWMTDNVTVVRYNDRLEKTLQKIKELQERWHRIGVPDTGGYANQPAVFTRWLSGMLTLAEVITLGALLRNESRGAHYKPEFPDRDDENWLKTTMATWTPDGPKITYKPVDTSLIKPRPRRYDVAKTATMQEAQAKKGA